Proteins from a single region of Trichoplusia ni isolate ovarian cell line Hi5 chromosome 3, tn1, whole genome shotgun sequence:
- the LOC113491972 gene encoding sodium-dependent nutrient amino acid transporter 1-like, translating into MSGQGNDGFDISPEDPQSKAGFKSPPTLIVSSPEKVPVDDDNNEKGDLEADEPERAVWGNQIEFLMSCIATSVGLGNVWRFPFIAYLNGGGAFLIPYIIVLILIGKPMYYLECALGQFSSKNSIRVWSLSPAMKGTGYATALGCSYILSYYVSIVALCLYYLAMSFQSTLPWSVCQPEWVDCLPSDPSIDAGPISENASSSAELYFLKTVLQQKDGLEGGLGLPIWYLVLCLFASWLVIFLIVAQGVKSSGKAAYFLALFPYVVMIILLIVTLTLDGSGDGILFFLTPQWDKLIELDVWYAAVTQVFFSLSVSTGAIIMFSSYNGFRQNVYRDSMIVTTLDTFTSLLSGITIFGILGNLAFELNKDVSDVIGKAGTGLAFVSYPDAISKTFLPQLFAVLFFLMMTVLGIGSAVALLSTVNTVLIDKFPRIRVVFMSAFSCTVGFAVGLIYVTPGGQYVLELVDYFGGTFLILFCAIVEVITVFWIYGLENVCVDIEYMLGMKTGPYWRFCWGLITPLMMIVVFMYALVSSEQLKFGDYVYPTAGYVSGYLMLVIGMIFVPVAISITMYKRWNGNFMESVKLSFRSKSTWGPRDAKERRGWEEFKRQAKEERAPLKTSWPKHIWMSLYGGYRRKL; encoded by the exons ATG AGTGGCCAAGGCAATGATGGTTTCGACATATCTCCGGAGGATCCCCAATCGAAAGCGGGATTCAAATCACCGCCGACCTTAATCGTGTCCAGCCCTGAAAAGGTTCCAGTAGATGACGACAACAATGAGAAAGGC GACTTGGAAGCCGACGAGCCGGAGCGCGCGGTATGGGGCAACCAGATCGAGTTCCTCATGTCCTGCATCGCTACCTCGGTGGGTCTCGGCAACGTGTGGCGGTTCCCCTTCATCGCCTACCTCAACGGCGGTGGAGCTTTCCTGATCCCATACATCATCGTGCTGATCCTCATAGGCAAACCTATGTACTACCTTGAGTGTGCCTTGGGACAGTTCAGTTCTAAGAATTCTATTAGAGTATGGTCGCTATCTCCTGCTATGAAAG GAACTGGTTACGCTACTGCCTTGGGTTGCAGCTACATCCTGTCTTACTACGTGTCGATCGTGGCCTTGTGTTTGTACTACCTGGCGATGAGCTTCCAGTCTACCCTGCCTTGGAGTGTGTGCCAACCGGAGTGGGTGGACTGCTTGCCATCCGACCCAAGCATAGATGCGGGCCCTATTAGTGAAAACGCCAGCAGCAGCGCCGAGTTATATTTCct CAAAACTGTACTCCAGCAGAAAGATGGCCTTGAAGGTGGACTTG GTTTGCCCATCTGGTACTTGGTGTTGTGCCTATTCGCGTCCTGGCTGGTCATCTTCTTGATCGTAGCGCAGGGAGTCAAGAGTTCCGGCAAAGCGGCTTACTTCTTAGCCCTCTTCCCCTACGTCGTGATGATCATTCTGCTTATTGT TACCCTTACCCTGGATGGTTCTGGCGACGGTATCCTGTTTTTCCTGACTCCACAGTGGGACAAACTTATTGAACTCgac GTGTGGTATGCTGCTGTAACTCAAGTGTTCTTCTCCCTGTCTGTGAGCACCGGCGCTATCATTATGTTCTCCTCATACAACGGCTTCAGGCAAAACGTCTACAG agaCTCAATGATCGTGACCACTTTGGACACTTTCACGAGTTTACTGTCAGGTATCACGATCTTCGGAATCCTTGGTAACTTGGCGTTTGAACTGAACAAGGATGTCAGCGATGTCATTGGAAAAGCTGGAACTGGTCTCGCTTTCGTTTCCTACCCTGATGCTATCTCGAAAACGTTTTTACCCCAG CTATTCGCAGTTTTGTTCTTCTTGATGATGACTGTCCTGGGTATCGGCTCGGCCGTCGCTCTGCTCTCTACCGTCAACACCGTCCTGATTGACAAGTTCCCTCGAATCCGCGTTGTCTTCATGTCAGCCTTCTCGTGCACTGTCGGCTTCGCAGTTGGTCTGATCTATGTTACTCCG GGTGGTCAATACGTGTTGGAGTTGGTCGACTACTTTGGTGGCACTTTCCTCATTCTGTTCTGCGCCATCGTTGAAGTCATAACTGTCTTCTGGATCTACG GTCTGGAGAACGTGTGCGTGGACATCGAATACATGTTGGGCATGAAGACCGGCCCATACTGGAGGTTCTGCTGGGGTCTCATTACTCCTCTAATGATGATTGTCGTCTTCATGTACGCTCTCGTGTCTTCCGAACAGCTCAAATTCGGCGATTACGTTTACCCAACTGCCGGATACG tgtCCGGGTACCTAATGCTTGTCATTGGTATGATCTTCGTGCCAGTTGCTATAAGCATCACCATGTACAAGAGATGGAATGGAAACTTCATGGAG AGTGTCAAGTTGTCTTTCCGGTCCAAGTCAACGTGGGGACCCCGCGATGCCAAGGAACGCAGAGGATGGGAAGAGTTCAAACGCCAAGCCAAGGAAGAGAGGGCGCCACTCAAGACCTCATGGCCCAAACACATCTGGATGTCACTGTACGGCGGTTACAgaagaaaattataa